One genomic region from Metallosphaera tengchongensis encodes:
- the thsA gene encoding thermosome subunit alpha yields MAGVPVLLFKEGTSRSTGRDALRNNILAARTLAEMLRSSLGPKGLDKMLIDSFNDVTITNDGATIVKEMEIQHPAAKLLVEAAKAQDAEVGDGTTSAVVLAGLLLEKAEALLDQNVHPTIIIEGYKKAFSKALDILSQISTKIDVKDLQNPSVKANLKKIVYTTMASKFIAESEAEMNKIMDIIIDAVAKVAEPLPNGGYNVSLDLVKIDKKKGGTIEDSVLVHGLVLDKEVVHPGMPKRVEKAKIAVLDAALEVEKPEISAKISITSPDQIKSFLDEETKYLKEMVDKLASIGANVVVCQKGIDDIAQHFLAKKGILAVRRVKRSDIEKLEKALGARIISSVKDATPEDLGYAELVEERRIGNDKMVFIEGAKNPRAVNILLRGSNDMALDEAERSINDALHALRNILLEPMIVPGGGAIEVELSMRLKEYARTVGGKEQLAIEAYADALEEIPSILAETAGMEPISALMDLRARHVKGISNAGIDVINGKITDDMFSINVLEPVRVKRQVLKSSTEAATAVLKIDDLIAASQLKSEGGKGKAGGEEGEGMGAGGAPSFG; encoded by the coding sequence ATGGCTGGAGTTCCAGTTCTTCTATTCAAGGAAGGTACTTCCAGATCGACTGGTAGAGATGCGTTAAGAAATAACATTTTAGCAGCAAGAACTTTAGCTGAAATGCTTAGGTCAAGCCTAGGTCCTAAAGGACTCGACAAAATGCTCATTGATAGCTTTAACGACGTCACTATCACCAATGATGGAGCTACAATAGTCAAAGAAATGGAGATTCAACACCCGGCAGCCAAGCTCCTCGTGGAGGCTGCTAAAGCTCAGGACGCTGAGGTTGGAGACGGTACGACTAGCGCAGTGGTTCTTGCAGGACTTCTCTTGGAGAAGGCTGAGGCGTTATTGGATCAGAACGTTCATCCTACAATCATAATAGAAGGGTACAAGAAGGCCTTCAGCAAGGCCCTTGACATTTTGAGCCAAATTTCAACCAAGATCGACGTCAAGGACTTGCAGAATCCCTCAGTCAAGGCTAACCTGAAGAAAATAGTTTACACGACAATGGCTAGCAAGTTTATTGCAGAATCCGAAGCTGAAATGAACAAAATAATGGATATAATAATTGACGCAGTGGCTAAGGTAGCTGAACCTCTACCTAACGGTGGATATAACGTCAGTCTTGACTTGGTTAAGATTGACAAGAAGAAAGGAGGAACAATAGAGGACAGTGTTCTAGTCCACGGTTTAGTCCTAGACAAGGAAGTTGTCCATCCGGGTATGCCCAAGAGGGTAGAAAAGGCAAAGATTGCGGTACTTGACGCTGCTTTGGAGGTCGAGAAGCCCGAAATATCTGCAAAGATAAGCATTACCAGTCCTGACCAGATTAAGTCTTTCCTAGACGAGGAGACCAAGTACCTCAAGGAAATGGTCGACAAGTTAGCTAGCATTGGTGCCAACGTGGTGGTGTGCCAGAAGGGCATCGACGACATCGCCCAACACTTCCTTGCCAAGAAGGGTATACTCGCTGTGAGGAGAGTGAAGAGGAGCGACATCGAGAAGCTCGAGAAGGCTTTAGGAGCCAGAATAATAAGCAGCGTGAAGGACGCTACACCCGAAGATCTAGGCTACGCTGAGCTCGTCGAGGAGAGGAGAATTGGTAACGATAAGATGGTATTCATAGAGGGCGCAAAGAATCCCAGGGCAGTAAACATCCTCCTGAGAGGTTCGAACGACATGGCTTTGGATGAGGCTGAAAGGAGCATAAATGATGCACTTCATGCTCTAAGGAACATATTGCTCGAGCCCATGATAGTTCCCGGTGGGGGAGCAATAGAGGTAGAGCTATCCATGAGGTTGAAAGAATACGCTAGGACTGTTGGAGGCAAGGAGCAGTTGGCCATAGAAGCCTATGCTGATGCGCTGGAGGAGATACCCAGTATACTCGCAGAGACTGCTGGAATGGAACCTATATCTGCCCTCATGGACCTAAGAGCTAGGCACGTGAAGGGAATTTCAAACGCTGGAATAGACGTGATAAACGGTAAGATCACGGATGATATGTTTAGTATCAATGTATTAGAGCCAGTTAGGGTGAAGAGGCAAGTCCTGAAGAGCTCGACTGAAGCTGCTACAGCTGTGCTTAAGATTGACGATCTGATAGCCGCGTCTCAGCTGAAGTCAGAAGGTGGTAAAGGGAAGGCTGGAGGAGAAGAAGGAGAAGGAATGGGAGCTGGAGGAGCTCCCTCGTTCGGGTAA
- a CDS encoding arginine--tRNA ligase, which translates to MDVLAKIKREVAGAVARSLSVSQDLVYKAMEYPPREEMGDIAIPLPALNVKGVPQITVESSYIKSFHLSGAFLNLRIDEKKLFMELLSSITSDYGIEKAEKQKKVVIEHTSANPIHPLHIGHLRNAIIGDTLVRLSRARGHNVVSRFYVNDSGRQVAILIYGLSKLGYPEPPADAKKDIWAGMIYAMTNIILEIRSISEELKVAPENEYREKLTKRDELVGLASQIRMRNQEYFDKLAEAVRDDQDPEGKIAEIIRKYESGDKDMKEVVRKYVNYVLEGFKESLSKLNITFDYFDFESDLLWSGEVKAILRSALNSPARFEYKGTEALDLNKYIDDTVRKELRIPEGLEIPPLVLTRSDGTTLYTIRDIAYTVRKFITSQADQVINVIAEQQSIPQIQLRAALYLLGYPDMARNLIHYSYSMVTLPGMTMSGRLGRYVSLDEVYEKVRLSVEEKIKNRSREVNVGEIVNSAIRYAMISVSADKQITFNVGRVTNFEQNSGPYLQYTYVRAYNILSKYPGEITLDVDFDDLVGEKRSILLSLAKFPETFVAAAESLEPEVLVSYLRQLADLFNAWYDKERVLQEQDERKRMCRLNLVKGIEIVMRNGLGVLGINSLTKM; encoded by the coding sequence GTGGACGTCCTAGCAAAGATAAAAAGGGAAGTAGCTGGCGCAGTAGCTAGAAGCCTGAGCGTTTCTCAAGACCTAGTATATAAGGCTATGGAGTACCCTCCGAGAGAAGAAATGGGAGATATAGCAATCCCTTTGCCTGCATTAAACGTAAAGGGGGTACCCCAAATAACAGTAGAATCAAGTTACATCAAATCGTTTCACCTGTCAGGAGCCTTTCTCAACCTTAGAATAGACGAAAAAAAGCTCTTTATGGAGCTCCTTTCATCCATTACGTCAGACTATGGAATTGAGAAGGCTGAAAAGCAGAAAAAGGTCGTGATAGAGCACACCAGCGCAAATCCCATTCACCCGTTGCACATAGGTCATCTTAGAAACGCAATAATAGGCGATACCCTCGTTAGGCTCTCGAGAGCCCGAGGGCATAACGTAGTTTCGAGGTTTTACGTCAACGATAGTGGGAGACAGGTAGCTATACTTATATATGGTCTCTCCAAACTCGGGTATCCTGAGCCACCAGCAGACGCCAAAAAGGACATTTGGGCCGGAATGATCTACGCCATGACTAACATCATCTTGGAAATAAGATCCATATCTGAGGAATTGAAGGTAGCTCCAGAGAATGAGTACAGAGAGAAGTTAACTAAGAGAGACGAGCTAGTTGGGCTAGCCTCTCAGATTAGAATGAGAAACCAGGAGTACTTCGACAAGCTTGCTGAGGCAGTTAGGGACGATCAGGATCCTGAGGGTAAGATAGCTGAAATAATCAGGAAATATGAAAGCGGGGATAAGGATATGAAAGAAGTGGTCAGGAAATACGTTAATTACGTGCTGGAGGGATTTAAGGAGAGCCTTAGTAAACTCAATATAACCTTCGACTATTTTGACTTCGAGAGCGATCTGCTTTGGTCAGGAGAAGTTAAAGCGATTTTAAGGTCCGCTCTCAACTCTCCAGCAAGGTTTGAGTATAAAGGCACTGAAGCTTTAGATCTAAACAAGTACATTGACGATACGGTTAGGAAGGAGCTAAGGATACCTGAAGGGCTTGAGATTCCTCCTCTAGTTTTAACCAGATCGGATGGAACGACCTTGTACACCATCAGAGACATAGCTTATACCGTAAGGAAATTCATAACCAGCCAAGCTGACCAGGTGATAAACGTCATAGCAGAACAACAATCTATTCCCCAAATACAGTTGAGAGCAGCGCTTTATCTGCTTGGTTATCCTGACATGGCTAGGAATCTAATCCACTACTCCTACAGTATGGTGACCCTACCAGGGATGACGATGAGTGGAAGACTTGGCAGATACGTTTCCTTAGACGAGGTTTATGAGAAGGTTAGGCTCTCTGTGGAGGAGAAGATAAAGAATAGGAGCCGAGAGGTAAATGTGGGGGAAATCGTGAACTCTGCTATAAGATACGCGATGATATCGGTCTCAGCTGATAAGCAGATTACGTTTAATGTAGGTAGAGTGACCAACTTTGAGCAGAATAGCGGTCCATATTTGCAGTACACTTACGTGAGAGCCTATAACATTCTTTCTAAGTATCCTGGGGAGATAACTCTGGATGTAGATTTTGACGACCTAGTGGGGGAGAAGAGAAGTATTCTGCTGAGTTTGGCCAAATTCCCTGAGACTTTCGTTGCAGCAGCAGAGAGCCTGGAGCCAGAGGTTTTGGTGTCCTACCTTAGACAGTTGGCGGATCTCTTCAACGCCTGGTACGATAAGGAGAGAGTCCTGCAGGAGCAGGACGAAAGGAAGAGGATGTGCAGGTTGAACTTGGTCAAGGGAATAGAGATAGTAATGAGGAACGGCTTAGGTGTACTGGGTATAAACTCGTTAACCAAAATGTGA
- a CDS encoding adenosylcobalamin-dependent ribonucleoside-diphosphate reductase, translating into MQSDTSVLSISKLSVIKRDGKREEFRLEKILSKLGSIPEEIIDGIVKDVAQNSSDNVISSRVLADIVERNLIEGSLEHPELMELAKRYVLARIYNHVFGKGRWKEFDGRDLLISYNALKVLEARYLLKNPDTLRYMETPQMMFRRVARHLANVESTRKQEIEEKFYEIMSSLKFVPNTPALMNSGTRLGILSACFVLPVKDSMTSAQGDGIYDTLRAMALVHQQGGGTGFDFSELRPKGDVVASTAGVASGPVSFMKIFDVSTDVVKQGGKRRGANMGVMHAWHADVEDFIHAKTGELKDVQLQNFNISVGVYDYFMEAVLREEQVPLITPRKTKIPGTDHEYYMVKARNYMREEWVQEEILRELEEKGSVYLDESKLITVDEALAIAEKEGAVVRWVNARTIFQQVVKGAWDSGDPGLLFIDEINRRHPVWYLGKIQATNPCGEEPLLPWESCNLGSLNLEKFVIEKDGKVVIDWEGLRDTIEYAVRFLDNVVDANRYPLPQIEQATKMTRKVGLGVMGLARMLIKLGIPYDSVDAIYVSYLLAKFIYYQAMRTSIELAKEKGSFPAYDPIRYRDVWESAREFDELLSIAGVKGEPSEGVRRLMQEAERLDISILKDMRLRYGLRNATVVSVAPTGTISIIAGTSSSIEPLFALAFIRNVAVGKFMEIDPLFLEYLRKYELDTPEVVKKIAETGEVGDNPFMPKTLKRLFRTAHEVEPIYHVLHQASWQQWNDSGTSKTINLRSEEKEDVVEKVYLLAWKLGIKGITVYRDKSKSQQVIYFGIKKEREEKAKLSMRLEKKFVEVNENFAGGCKTCEL; encoded by the coding sequence ATGCAGAGTGATACCAGTGTACTTTCCATCTCCAAGTTATCTGTAATAAAGAGGGATGGAAAACGTGAGGAGTTCAGGCTAGAGAAGATCTTATCAAAGTTAGGTTCAATCCCTGAAGAAATAATAGATGGGATAGTCAAGGATGTAGCCCAAAATTCCTCCGACAATGTAATTAGTAGTAGAGTTCTAGCAGATATAGTCGAGAGGAACTTAATTGAGGGATCTCTTGAGCATCCAGAACTAATGGAGTTGGCCAAGAGGTATGTCCTCGCTAGGATCTACAACCATGTTTTCGGCAAGGGGAGGTGGAAGGAGTTCGATGGAAGGGATCTGCTCATAAGTTATAATGCCCTCAAGGTTCTAGAGGCTAGGTACCTTCTCAAGAACCCAGATACCCTGAGGTATATGGAGACGCCACAGATGATGTTCAGGAGAGTTGCCAGGCACTTGGCTAACGTTGAAAGCACAAGGAAACAGGAGATAGAGGAGAAGTTCTACGAAATAATGTCTTCTCTCAAGTTCGTACCCAACACGCCTGCCTTGATGAACTCAGGCACTAGGCTAGGTATCCTCTCAGCTTGTTTCGTGTTGCCTGTTAAGGACTCCATGACCTCGGCTCAGGGTGACGGGATCTACGACACGTTAAGGGCCATGGCATTAGTCCACCAACAGGGAGGTGGGACTGGCTTCGATTTCTCTGAGCTCAGACCTAAGGGCGACGTAGTCGCCTCAACAGCCGGGGTAGCATCAGGCCCTGTCTCGTTCATGAAGATCTTTGACGTCTCCACCGACGTGGTAAAGCAGGGAGGGAAGAGGAGGGGAGCTAACATGGGGGTGATGCACGCTTGGCATGCAGACGTGGAGGACTTTATCCACGCTAAGACCGGGGAGTTAAAGGACGTCCAGCTACAGAACTTCAATATCTCTGTAGGTGTTTATGACTACTTCATGGAGGCAGTATTAAGGGAGGAGCAAGTCCCCCTTATTACGCCCAGAAAGACTAAGATCCCTGGGACTGACCACGAGTACTACATGGTAAAGGCAAGAAACTATATGCGGGAAGAGTGGGTACAGGAGGAAATACTTAGGGAGTTAGAGGAGAAGGGCTCTGTCTACCTGGACGAGAGTAAACTGATAACTGTGGACGAAGCGTTAGCAATTGCAGAGAAGGAGGGGGCCGTAGTCAGGTGGGTTAACGCAAGGACTATCTTCCAACAGGTTGTCAAGGGAGCTTGGGACAGCGGTGACCCTGGACTACTCTTCATAGATGAAATAAACAGGCGTCACCCAGTTTGGTACCTAGGTAAGATCCAGGCCACAAATCCCTGTGGTGAGGAACCCCTCCTCCCCTGGGAGTCATGCAATCTAGGCTCTTTAAACCTGGAGAAGTTCGTCATAGAGAAGGACGGTAAGGTCGTCATTGACTGGGAAGGGCTTAGGGATACCATAGAGTACGCCGTGAGGTTCTTGGACAACGTCGTGGACGCCAATAGGTACCCTCTACCCCAGATAGAACAGGCGACGAAGATGACTAGAAAGGTGGGTCTAGGAGTTATGGGGCTGGCCAGGATGTTGATAAAGCTAGGTATACCATATGACAGCGTCGACGCTATTTATGTTTCATATCTACTGGCTAAGTTCATATATTATCAGGCCATGAGGACTTCCATAGAACTGGCAAAAGAAAAGGGATCTTTCCCAGCCTATGACCCTATTAGGTACAGGGACGTGTGGGAATCTGCCAGGGAATTCGACGAACTCTTATCGATAGCTGGGGTGAAGGGAGAACCTTCGGAAGGGGTGAGGAGACTAATGCAAGAGGCTGAAAGGTTGGACATCTCCATCCTCAAGGACATGAGGCTCAGGTATGGGCTTAGGAACGCGACTGTGGTATCTGTAGCTCCAACCGGTACGATCTCTATCATTGCCGGCACCTCCTCCTCTATAGAGCCACTCTTTGCCTTAGCCTTCATTAGGAACGTAGCTGTGGGGAAGTTTATGGAGATTGACCCCCTCTTCCTAGAGTACCTCAGGAAATACGAACTTGATACCCCTGAAGTGGTGAAGAAAATAGCTGAGACGGGAGAGGTCGGGGACAACCCGTTTATGCCAAAGACCCTCAAGAGGCTTTTCAGAACTGCACATGAAGTGGAGCCAATCTACCACGTACTCCACCAGGCTAGCTGGCAACAGTGGAACGACTCAGGGACGTCCAAGACCATCAACTTGAGGAGCGAGGAAAAGGAGGACGTTGTAGAGAAGGTGTACTTACTAGCTTGGAAACTTGGCATAAAGGGGATCACAGTGTATAGGGATAAGAGTAAGTCGCAACAGGTCATCTATTTCGGCATTAAGAAGGAAAGGGAAGAGAAGGCTAAACTCTCCATGAGGTTAGAGAAGAAGTTTGTCGAGGTAAATGAAAACTTCGCTGGCGGATGTAAGACCTGCGAATTGTGA
- a CDS encoding transcriptional regulator gives MSLVPPCEFSVKELLPAMRSVIATKLVKDKGYPLYRAALVMGVTPAAVANYMNGKRGTAIKSMIEKDQRLMEMIGDLVDKMASSGSTNQLATYYCILCAEGKRVLKRNGISLPSCLYESNLMLK, from the coding sequence ATGTCTTTGGTTCCACCCTGTGAGTTTTCGGTAAAGGAGCTGTTGCCTGCCATGAGGTCAGTAATAGCGACCAAGTTAGTGAAGGATAAGGGTTACCCGCTCTACAGGGCTGCCCTCGTAATGGGTGTTACTCCTGCAGCCGTTGCGAATTACATGAACGGAAAGAGAGGTACAGCTATCAAGAGTATGATCGAAAAGGATCAGAGATTGATGGAGATGATAGGGGATTTAGTTGACAAAATGGCCTCTTCAGGAAGCACTAATCAGCTCGCTACTTACTATTGCATATTATGTGCTGAAGGAAAGAGGGTTCTCAAGAGGAACGGAATATCTCTTCCCTCTTGCTTGTACGAGAGTAACTTGATGTTAAAGTGA
- the gatE gene encoding Glu-tRNA(Gln) amidotransferase subunit GatE, producing the protein MSEYEKLGLRVGLEIHQQLNTGHKLFCDCPTLLDETDGGKLERYLRPVVSELGQVDTAAFFEWEKGKRFLYQIPQKSSCLVECDEEPPHPMNKDALALGVAMTLAFNGQPIDEIFVMRKVVIDGSNTSGFQRTAIVGLGGRVKDVDGDISIQTVAIEEDAARKIEEGQDFVKYSLDRLGIPLIEISTGPDIRSPEQAKRVALLIGQMLRLTGKVKRGLGTIRQDLNVSISGGVKVEIKGVQDLDLIPKIIENEARRQHELLKLREELRSRLDKKQFAERFQIKDLSSLFASAKSRLVQSELRRGGIVLGFRVPGFKGLIGRELMPGRRFGTEISDYVKALAGLGGIFHSDELPNYGITKEEVEKVVKELSIEQTDGFILVVGPKDKVEKASSVIRDRLLQAFDGVPKETRAANEDGTSKFMRPQPGSARMYPETDIPPIASKSLLEMAQKLIPPSPEEKLKSLLKLGLNEEVAKQILNSPRLDLFEHLYMKYGGRVSSMVIATLLENTLKYVKSQGGNLDKITDEVIETLIANVYDGKINKDSIPQILLEFSMPDAKETLSSIIAKYSKISDDELIKIIENIINENKEEIRAKGDKAFGYLMGKVMERVRGKAEGKRVAELIKQVMQE; encoded by the coding sequence ATGAGTGAATACGAGAAGCTTGGATTAAGGGTAGGTCTGGAAATCCATCAACAATTGAATACGGGTCATAAACTATTTTGTGACTGCCCTACTCTCTTGGATGAAACTGATGGAGGTAAACTGGAAAGGTATCTAAGGCCCGTTGTAAGTGAGCTCGGACAGGTAGATACTGCGGCGTTCTTTGAGTGGGAAAAGGGAAAGAGGTTCCTCTATCAAATCCCTCAGAAATCCAGTTGCCTTGTGGAGTGCGATGAGGAGCCGCCTCATCCCATGAATAAGGACGCTTTAGCGCTTGGTGTTGCCATGACCTTGGCCTTTAACGGACAACCGATAGATGAAATATTCGTAATGAGGAAAGTCGTGATTGATGGTTCAAACACCTCAGGATTTCAGAGGACCGCCATAGTGGGGCTAGGCGGCCGAGTGAAGGACGTTGATGGGGATATCTCAATTCAAACCGTAGCCATCGAGGAGGATGCAGCCAGGAAAATAGAGGAGGGTCAGGACTTTGTTAAGTATAGCCTAGATAGGCTAGGGATTCCTCTCATAGAAATTTCCACAGGACCAGACATTAGGAGCCCGGAGCAGGCTAAGAGAGTAGCGCTTCTGATTGGACAGATGCTGAGACTTACTGGAAAGGTGAAGAGGGGGCTAGGAACCATTAGGCAAGACCTAAACGTTTCAATTTCTGGAGGGGTTAAGGTTGAGATTAAAGGAGTCCAAGATTTAGATTTAATTCCAAAGATTATAGAAAATGAGGCAAGAAGACAGCATGAGCTTTTAAAGCTCAGAGAGGAATTAAGATCCCGTTTGGATAAGAAGCAGTTTGCTGAAAGATTCCAGATCAAAGACCTTTCTTCCTTATTCGCGTCCGCTAAAAGTAGGTTGGTTCAATCTGAGCTGAGAAGAGGAGGTATAGTTCTAGGTTTCCGTGTGCCAGGGTTTAAAGGTCTTATTGGAAGGGAGTTAATGCCTGGGAGGAGGTTTGGAACAGAAATTTCGGACTACGTGAAGGCCCTCGCCGGACTAGGCGGGATATTTCATTCAGATGAGCTTCCCAACTACGGAATAACTAAGGAGGAGGTGGAGAAGGTAGTTAAAGAGCTTAGCATAGAGCAAACTGACGGCTTCATCCTGGTCGTTGGGCCTAAGGACAAGGTGGAGAAGGCATCCTCAGTTATAAGGGACAGGTTGCTTCAAGCCTTCGACGGGGTACCAAAGGAAACCAGAGCTGCCAATGAGGACGGAACGAGCAAATTTATGAGACCCCAGCCTGGGTCTGCTAGAATGTATCCTGAGACTGACATCCCTCCCATAGCCTCTAAATCCCTGCTTGAAATGGCTCAGAAACTAATACCTCCTTCTCCTGAGGAGAAGCTCAAAAGCCTGTTAAAGCTAGGATTGAATGAAGAGGTAGCAAAACAGATTCTCAACAGTCCTAGACTAGACCTTTTTGAGCACCTATACATGAAGTATGGAGGGAGGGTTTCATCTATGGTAATTGCGACTCTTTTGGAGAACACTCTGAAATACGTTAAATCACAGGGGGGTAATCTAGATAAGATAACCGACGAAGTTATCGAGACCCTTATAGCTAACGTCTACGATGGAAAGATAAACAAGGACTCAATACCTCAGATATTGCTGGAATTTTCAATGCCGGATGCCAAAGAGACCTTAAGTTCCATTATAGCCAAATACTCTAAGATATCAGATGATGAATTAATAAAAATAATAGAAAATATAATAAACGAGAACAAGGAAGAGATAAGGGCAAAGGGAGATAAGGCTTTCGGGTACCTAATGGGAAAAGTGATGGAAAGGGTTAGAGGGAAAGCCGAAGGAAAGAGAGTGGCAGAACTAATAAAGCAAGTAATGCAAGAATAG
- the gatD gene encoding Glu-tRNA(Gln) amidotransferase subunit GatD, translated as MLEGYRGKAFETLKSLNVDVGDIIEIEKNGIKVEGILMPSYSEDDSIVVVKLDNGYNAGFSLSGAQVRLISKRLRVDQSEYRENREKGEVRIISTGGTIVSRVEYETGAVRPALTTEEILRFAPEIQEIASVSAEILFSILSENMKPEFWIKIAESVKRAFDEGHEGVVVAHGTDTMTYTAAALAFSLIGLPGPVVLVGSQRSSDRPSSDSAINLISSVILAKEAPFGEVVVNMHGESSDTYTVAHRGVKVRKMHTSRRDAFQSINDKPLAKVFPKEKAIKVLRSDFIKRNDTIKASPKFNQNVFLLKFYPGLRPDIVDTLIASGVRGIIIEGTGLGHTSTDFLEVFKKATKEGIFVGMTSQCLFGRVNMNVYQTGRLLQQSGVTPLGDILPEVALVKLMWALGHEDDLDAVRGIMLTNLVGEYNTRHSLDLFPRWDHE; from the coding sequence ATGTTAGAAGGATATAGGGGAAAGGCTTTTGAAACATTGAAATCATTGAATGTTGATGTAGGAGATATTATAGAAATTGAAAAAAACGGGATCAAGGTGGAAGGAATTTTAATGCCCTCTTATTCAGAGGATGACTCCATAGTTGTCGTTAAACTAGACAACGGCTACAACGCAGGGTTCTCTTTAAGTGGGGCCCAGGTGAGGTTGATAAGTAAGCGCCTAAGAGTGGATCAGTCAGAGTACAGGGAAAATCGGGAGAAGGGCGAGGTGAGAATAATAAGCACAGGAGGTACAATCGTGAGCAGAGTAGAGTATGAGACCGGTGCAGTTAGACCTGCCCTGACCACAGAAGAAATCTTGAGGTTTGCGCCAGAGATTCAGGAAATAGCTTCAGTTTCAGCAGAAATTCTTTTCAGTATATTAAGTGAGAACATGAAGCCTGAGTTTTGGATTAAGATCGCGGAATCCGTGAAGAGGGCATTCGATGAAGGGCATGAAGGGGTAGTAGTAGCCCACGGAACGGATACCATGACTTACACAGCAGCGGCCCTGGCCTTCTCCCTTATTGGGCTTCCAGGACCGGTGGTGCTGGTTGGATCCCAGAGAAGCAGTGACAGGCCAAGTAGTGACTCCGCTATCAATTTAATTTCCTCGGTCATCCTAGCAAAGGAAGCTCCCTTCGGAGAAGTTGTGGTAAACATGCACGGAGAGAGCTCAGACACATATACTGTAGCCCATAGGGGGGTAAAGGTCAGGAAAATGCACACGAGCAGGAGGGACGCTTTCCAAAGCATTAATGACAAGCCCTTAGCTAAGGTTTTCCCCAAGGAGAAAGCCATTAAAGTCCTGAGGAGTGACTTCATTAAAAGGAACGATACAATAAAGGCTTCCCCAAAATTTAATCAGAACGTTTTCCTTCTCAAGTTTTATCCAGGATTAAGACCAGACATAGTGGATACGTTGATAGCCTCAGGTGTTAGAGGGATAATTATAGAGGGAACTGGCCTAGGGCACACGTCCACGGATTTCCTAGAGGTCTTCAAAAAAGCAACTAAAGAAGGTATATTTGTTGGAATGACTTCTCAATGTCTGTTTGGAAGGGTCAACATGAACGTTTACCAAACGGGGAGATTACTTCAACAGTCAGGAGTGACCCCATTGGGCGATATACTACCTGAGGTCGCCTTAGTCAAATTAATGTGGGCACTAGGTCACGAGGATGACCTTGACGCAGTAAGGGGGATTATGCTCACCAATCTTGTCGGTGAGTATAATACGAGACACTCCCTTGATCTGTTTCCTAGGTGGGATCATGAGTGA
- a CDS encoding 30S ribosomal protein S30e — MPSHGSLTKAGKVRGQTPKIQAKERHKEVPRVRNRIEYEKRVLKQKEQRPQRASRRM; from the coding sequence ATGCCATCCCATGGTTCGCTAACCAAAGCAGGAAAAGTGAGAGGTCAAACTCCTAAGATACAGGCTAAAGAGAGACACAAAGAAGTCCCAAGAGTAAGGAACAGGATAGAGTACGAGAAGAGAGTATTGAAGCAGAAGGAACAAAGACCTCAGCGCGCGTCAAGAAGAATGTAA